The Penaeus chinensis breed Huanghai No. 1 chromosome 39, ASM1920278v2, whole genome shotgun sequence genome has a segment encoding these proteins:
- the LOC125046481 gene encoding loricrin-like codes for MVPVCQMAYKTACKLLAIVCGKCSEERKEMQVTAGRPQPLQAGLRLVYKAKCARRSQVEVQSPRRQHGGGGAGGSSGGGLSGTYSAPFGGGGGGSFGGGSLSGSYSAPSVGGAPSVGGGGGGGSIGGGSLSGSYSAPSVGGGGGGGSFGGGSLSGSYSAPSVGGGGGGGSFGGGSLSGSYSAPSVGGGGVGGGGGGGSFGGGSLSGSYSAPSVGGGGGGGSLSGSYSAPSVGGGGGGGSFGGGSLSGSYSAPSVGGGGGGGSIGGGSLSGSYSAPSVGGGGGGGSFGGGSLSGSYSAPSVGGGGGGGSIGGGSLSGSYSAPSVGGGGGGGSFGGGSLSGSYSAPSVGGGGGGDSFGGGSLSGSYSAPSVGGGGGGGSIGGGSLSGSYSAPSVGGGGGGGSLSGSYSAPSVGGGGVGGGGGGGSFGGGSLSGSYSVPSVGGGGVGGGGGGGSFGGGSLSGSYSAPSVGGGGGGGSIGGGSLSGSYSAPSVGGGGGGGSIGGGSLSGSYSAPSVGGGGGGGSLSGSYSAPSVGGGGGGGSFGGGSLSGSYSAPSVGGGGGGGSFGGGSLSGSYSAPSVGGGGVGGGGGGGSFGGGSLSGSYSAPSVGGGGGGGSFGGGSLSGSYSAPSVGGGGGGGSFGGGSLSGSYSAPSVGGGGGGGSFGGGSLSGSYSAPSVGGGGGSFGGGSLSGSYSAPSGGGGSSLSGGYSAPLGSGGSSGWVPITGASSAKPYCLNCTFNALILQVTRD; via the exons TGTGTGGGAAATGTTCGGAGGAGCGCAAGGAGATGCAAGTCACGGCGGGTCGGCCGCAGCCGCTCCAGGCCGGGCTGAGGCTCGTATATAAGGCCAAGTGTGCTCGACGGAGCCAAGTTGAGGTCCAGTCACCCCGCCGGCAGCATG gaggtggaggtgcaggaGGTTCCAGTGGAGGTGGATTAAGTGGAACCTACTCAGCGCCctttggaggtggaggaggtggttccTTCGGAGGTGGATCTCTGAGTGGAAGCTACTCAGCACCAtctgtgggtggag CGCCAtctgtgggtggaggtggaggaggtggttccATTGGAGGTGGATCTCTGAGTGGAAGCTACTCAGCGCCAtctgtgggtggaggtggaggaggtggttccTTCGGAGGTGGATCTTTGAGTGGAAGCTACTCAGCGCCAtctgtgggtggaggtggaggaggtggttccTTCGGAGGTGGATCTCTGAGTGGAAGCTACTCAGCGCCAtctgtgggtggaggtggagtgggtggaggtggaggaggtggttccTTCGGAGGTGGATCTCTGAGTGGAAGCTACTCAGCTCCAtctgtgggtggaggtggaggaggtggatctTTGAGTGGAAGCTACTCAGCGCCAtctgtgggtggaggtggaggaggtggttccTTCGGAGGTGGATCTCTGAGTGGAAGCTACTCAGCGCCAtctgtgggtggaggtggaggaggtggttccATTGGAGGTGGATCTCTGAGTGGAAGCTACTCCGCGCCATctgtgggtggtggtggaggaggtggttccTTTGGAGGTGGATCTTTGAGTGGAAGCTACTCAGCGCCAtctgtgggtggaggtggaggaggtggttccATTGGAGGTGGATCTCTGAGTGGAAGCTACTCAGCGCCATctgtgggtggtggtggaggaggtggttccTTTGGAGGTGGATCTTTGAGTGGAAGCTACTCAGCGCCAtctgtgggtggaggtggaggaggtgattcCTTCGGAGGTGGATCTCTAAGTGGAAGCTACTCAGCGCCAtctgtgggtggaggtggaggaggtggttccATTGGAGGTGGATCTCTGAGTGGAAGCTACTCAGCGCCAtctgtgggtggaggtggaggaggtggatctTTGAGTGGAAGCTACTCAGCGCCAtctgtgggtggaggtggagtgggtggaggtggaggaggtggttccTTTGGAGGTGGATCTTTGAGTGGAAGCTACTCCGTGCCAtctgtgggtggaggtggagtaggtggaggtggaggaggtggttccTTCGGAGGTGGATCTCTGAGTGGAAGCTACTCAGCGCCATctgtggggggaggtggaggaggtggttccATTGGAGGTGGATCTCTGAGTGGAAGCTACTCAGCGCCAtctgtgggtggaggtggaggaggtggttccATTGGAGGTGGATCTCTGAGTGGAAGCTACTCAGCGCCATCTgtgggtggaggcggaggaggtggatcTTTGAGTGGAAGCTACTCAGCACCAtctgtgggtggaggtggaggaggtggttccTTTGGAGGTGGATCTCTGAGTGGAAGCTACTCCGCGCCAtctgtgggtggaggtggaggaggtggttccTTTGGAGGTGGATCTCTGAGTGGAAGCTACTCAGCGCCAtctgtgggtggaggtggagtgggtggaggtggaggaggtggttccTTCGGAGGTGGATCTCTGAGTGGAAGCTACTCAGCGCCAtctgtgggtggaggtggaggaggtggttccTTCGGAGGTGGATCTCTGAGTGGAAGCTACTCAGCGCCAtctgtgggtggaggtggaggaggtggttccTTTGGAGGTGGATCTCTGAGTGGAAGCTACTCAGCGCCAtctgtgggtggaggtggaggaggtggttccTTCGGAGGTGGATCTCTGAGTGGAAGCTACTCAGCGCCATCtgtgggtggaggaggtggttccTTCGGAGGTGGATCTCTGAGTGGAAGCTACTCAGCGCCCTCTGGAGGTGGAGGCAGCTCTCTTAGTGGAGGATATTCAGCCCCTCTGGGTAGCGGTGGCAGTTCCGGGTGGGTGCCAATCACCGGGGCTTCCAGCGCCA aaccttATTGCCTTAACTGCACCTTCAATGCTCTGATCTTGCAAGTCACACGAGACTag